TCCATTCCTTCAGGCCTCTATCCTTATACATCCCCTTCAGCTGCATGTACCTCTCACCCTTTTATTCAAAACTGAATAATAAATAATTCCCAAAGCTTCATTGTGATTGGTTTTAACCTTTTTTAACCTTTACAATACTTTTTATTCATTATAGAATAATTATTTATTTCTGAATAGAGTTGGACGACTATGCAAATTTACAATTGTTGATTGTACATATAAAAAACTGTCCCGTCACATATATCGAGGGACAGTTTTTTATGCTCTATCCATAATTAGAAGCCGCTGAAAAAATCGTGTATTTGACCATTCAAGATTTTAATGAGAAATGGGCAGGGCGAAAGTTGCGAGGATTTGCCGAAGCGCAGGAAGCCCTCGAGCGAATGTTTGAAGAACGTTATCATTAACTAAATAGGGATTGCTGAAAAAGTTTCATTTTTTAAGTTTTAACTTGCTCAATTTAAGTTTCTTGGTAGACTATTTTTTTCTTGAAGACGTAAGTAAAACCATATAGCAAAAAAAGACAAAAAGAGAGCGTAACCAGTGCCATAAGTTCATTGTAAAATACTGTAAACTAATCGCTGTTTCACTGGTCTCTGGTAAGCGAGTATATATGCGATCAAGTCCATAACAGCGCTTGCCTTCACCAAACTTACCTTCAGCTTTATTCCGTTCGCAAGCATCTTGACGTGCCAGTTTCTTAAGTTCAGGTTGGACCTCTTTGGCAGGACGACCGAGGGGTGGTCCACTCAGACGAATTCCTCGTGCCTGGCAATACCGACGGTTTTCACGTGTCCGATATAGCTGATCAGCAATCACAGCTTCTGGATAGCAACCAAAGCGGGCACGATAAGCCTCGACAGAGGCTTGCAATGTGTTGCCTTCATGGAAGTTGTCCCAGCTTATGTGTTCGATCAGGGTGTATCCCTCGATGACACTGATAACCACCTTGGCCCCAAATTCAACTGGTGCTTTCGCTTTGCCCCGCACAATAGGACGAACATGGGGTTGTTCAATGCTGACAATGCGGTCCTCAATCC
This Caldalkalibacillus thermarum DNA region includes the following protein-coding sequences:
- a CDS encoding transposase, which produces IEDRIVSIEQPHVRPIVRGKAKAPVEFGAKVVISVIEGYTLIEHISWDNFHEGNTLQASVEAYRARFGCYPEAVIADQLYRTRENRRYCQARGIRLSGPPLGRPAKEVQPELKKLARQDACERNKAEGKFGEGKRCYGLDRIYTRLPETSETAISLQYFTMNLWHWLRSLFVFFCYMVLLTSSRKK